The following are encoded in a window of Caldicellulosiruptor danielii genomic DNA:
- the cas6 gene encoding CRISPR-associated endoribonuclease Cas6 produces the protein MRAKFIFEVHNSQSETKELPVYYRTLFMSFLKKALSLHNEDYFRRLYWWEDKKNKWQKPFVFSVNLPNMNFSDDKVLFRGDIVLNISTSDYEFFVNIYNSLLSSKLYPHKLTDSSLEITFKKAYLVKEPEQFLSPMVFKTFSPVLIEKKEGDDKVPVLPYEEGFEEVLNDVIDFEIRNIRILRGQNRGLHKRISFKPINVKKTVVKHKISEFEKNTGKEIMYLTGFSGIFELSGHPDDLKEIYQNGLGFRRGQGFGFIEVAK, from the coding sequence ATGAGAGCAAAATTTATATTTGAAGTTCACAATAGCCAAAGTGAGACTAAGGAACTTCCAGTCTACTATAGGACGCTTTTTATGAGTTTTTTAAAAAAAGCGCTATCTTTGCATAACGAGGATTACTTTAGAAGGCTCTACTGGTGGGAGGATAAGAAAAACAAATGGCAGAAGCCGTTTGTTTTTTCAGTGAACCTTCCGAACATGAATTTTTCAGACGATAAGGTTTTGTTTAGGGGCGATATAGTTTTAAACATTTCCACGTCAGATTATGAGTTTTTTGTAAATATCTACAATAGCTTGCTCAGCAGCAAACTATATCCTCACAAACTGACTGACAGCTCTCTTGAGATAACTTTCAAAAAAGCTTACCTTGTAAAAGAGCCTGAGCAATTTTTATCACCCATGGTTTTTAAGACATTTTCACCGGTGCTAATTGAGAAAAAAGAGGGGGATGACAAAGTGCCAGTTTTGCCTTACGAAGAGGGTTTTGAAGAAGTTTTAAATGATGTTATTGATTTTGAGATAAGAAATATCCGCATTTTACGTGGGCAAAATAGAGGACTTCACAAGAGAATCAGCTTTAAACCAATAAATGTTAAAAAGACTGTAGTAAAGCATAAGATTTCAGAGTTTGAGAAAAACACTGGCAAAGAGATTATGTATCTTACAGGTTTTTCGGGGATATTTGAACTATCAGGACATCCTGATGATTTAAAAGAGATTTATCAAAATGGGCTTGGCTTTAGGCGTGGACAGGGGTTTGGGTTTATTGAGGTGGCAAAGTAA
- the cas8a1 gene encoding type I-B CRISPR-associated protein Cas8b1/Cst1: protein MIRIYLNDWFYNMCVVGLCRVLEYAKANINRNIKLNYYDDYIEFDERYLDDIPKAYFEYFYTEFEKINSNSSETEFLEWFKEDLRQNFIGQASFNNSSAKTYSISECENYFKRDFVEPLKDLLFNTKNSNQNLSVQKSLKKRRKTTKNGFATTPCVFCGEVSSGDTFEETKFVPLAVSSKGAENFFWNGQSNLPICKKCVFLFMFAPAGVSEITYVRYIRQDKDKFKKEEEKYKVFVNLEASVEELLNVNNSIKNRSEEALSVTDKFEDSIFRLLALDLIKYLKTKALWSFENILLIEFNAIYSERGTVGKKKSKINYLSFPKHVAKLLISKEGKNLTKIQNAEFRNNLVNAILKNENLEKFIFSEIYRILYSSFYKEAYSIYLSVRIKCLLEYYKELIKKQMLKGDEKMVIDKLEVLFKSGRKVAEYYIEKEQENKLPALVYRLLNAAKVGDFNTVFDAIIRVFMNTEMQIPHEFISLVRPQGASDFRDVIDPSSITQAFVAGILYEMNKEKGSSTKQDKNESVEEEVENA, encoded by the coding sequence TTGATAAGAATATATCTTAACGATTGGTTTTATAATATGTGCGTAGTAGGGCTTTGTAGAGTTTTAGAATATGCGAAAGCTAATATCAATCGTAATATTAAATTAAATTATTACGATGACTACATAGAATTCGATGAAAGATATCTTGATGATATTCCCAAGGCTTATTTTGAATATTTCTATACAGAATTTGAGAAAATTAACAGCAATTCATCTGAAACAGAATTTTTAGAATGGTTTAAGGAGGATTTAAGACAAAACTTTATAGGTCAAGCTTCATTTAATAACAGCTCTGCCAAAACATACAGTATTAGTGAATGTGAAAATTATTTCAAAAGAGATTTTGTTGAGCCTTTAAAAGATCTTTTGTTTAATACTAAAAACTCCAATCAAAATTTATCTGTTCAAAAAAGTTTAAAGAAAAGAAGAAAAACAACAAAAAACGGTTTTGCAACAACACCGTGTGTTTTCTGCGGTGAGGTTTCAAGTGGTGATACATTTGAGGAAACAAAGTTTGTACCTTTAGCTGTGAGTTCAAAAGGTGCTGAAAACTTTTTCTGGAATGGACAGAGTAATCTGCCAATTTGCAAAAAATGTGTATTCTTGTTTATGTTTGCTCCAGCTGGTGTTTCAGAAATTACATATGTTCGATATATAAGACAAGATAAAGATAAGTTTAAGAAAGAGGAAGAGAAATACAAAGTGTTTGTCAATTTAGAGGCTTCTGTAGAGGAACTTTTAAACGTTAACAATTCTATTAAAAATAGAAGCGAGGAAGCATTATCAGTTACAGATAAATTTGAAGACAGTATTTTTAGACTGCTTGCATTGGATTTGATTAAATATCTTAAAACTAAGGCGCTTTGGTCATTTGAAAACATTTTACTAATTGAATTCAATGCTATTTATAGTGAACGTGGAACAGTAGGAAAAAAGAAAAGTAAAATAAACTATCTGAGTTTTCCAAAGCACGTTGCTAAGTTATTAATATCAAAAGAGGGCAAAAATCTTACAAAAATTCAAAATGCAGAGTTTAGAAACAACTTAGTAAATGCCATATTAAAAAATGAAAATCTCGAAAAATTTATCTTCAGCGAAATCTATCGAATACTCTATAGCTCTTTCTATAAAGAAGCTTATTCTATTTACTTATCTGTACGTATTAAATGTTTGCTTGAATATTATAAGGAATTGATAAAAAAGCAAATGTTAAAAGGGGATGAAAAGATGGTTATTGACAAATTAGAAGTTCTTTTTAAAAGTGGAAGGAAAGTTGCAGAGTATTACATAGAAAAAGAGCAAGAAAACAAATTACCAGCTCTTGTTTATAGACTTCTCAATGCTGCAAAAGTAGGAGATTTTAATACTGTTTTTGATGCTATTATAAGAGTTTTCATGAACACTGAAATGCAAATCCCACATGAATTTATAAGTTTGGTTCGACCTCAAGGGGCAAGCGACTTTAGAGATGTAATAGACCCTTCGTCAATTACTCAAGCTTTTGTTGCTGGTATTTTGTATGAGATGAACAAAGAAAAAGGGAGCTCAACAAAACAGGATAAAAATGAAAGTGTAGAGGAGGAAGTGGAGAATGCTTAA
- the cas7i gene encoding type I-B CRISPR-associated protein Cas7/Cst2/DevR: MLKKGFTASIIFLGNSLNYGEGFSNFSELKKFARGDGNLYTFGSRQCLRYDITRLGNERFGWELVETKREGQKGTIQFKIEENDIAEAIKKYEELDLFGYMITKRAQRGKKKKGNDGEETKDEEKGESLTRSAVVRLSHAISLEPYKNDLEFLSNKGMADRLEDREENRNSNIANIEFHTSFYSYTITIDLSRVGVIEDGKNVKEIIGNEEKFKRVSELLDIIKLLNRNIRGRCENLSPIFIIGGVYDIVHPFFLGRLQIKGLNQKYYILKEPLESTLNLQIWRGKKVKDDTYVGAVAGIFENLNEIGSLVNSGVISVDEFFEKAKEKIKEYYEVK; the protein is encoded by the coding sequence ATGCTTAAAAAAGGCTTTACTGCTTCGATAATATTTCTTGGTAACAGTTTAAACTATGGTGAGGGTTTTTCTAACTTTTCAGAGTTAAAGAAATTTGCAAGGGGAGATGGGAATTTATACACTTTTGGTTCGCGACAATGTTTGAGATATGATATTACAAGGCTGGGCAATGAAAGATTTGGCTGGGAATTGGTTGAAACCAAAAGAGAGGGGCAAAAAGGAACAATTCAATTTAAAATTGAAGAAAATGATATAGCTGAAGCGATAAAGAAATATGAAGAGTTGGACTTATTTGGTTATATGATAACTAAAAGGGCACAGAGAGGGAAAAAGAAAAAGGGTAATGATGGGGAAGAGACAAAAGATGAAGAGAAAGGAGAGAGCTTAACAAGAAGTGCAGTTGTAAGACTTTCTCATGCAATATCTTTAGAGCCTTATAAAAACGACTTAGAATTTTTATCCAATAAAGGAATGGCTGATAGATTGGAAGATAGAGAAGAGAATAGAAACTCAAATATTGCCAATATAGAATTTCATACCTCATTCTATTCGTATACAATTACAATTGATTTGTCGCGTGTTGGTGTGATTGAAGATGGCAAAAATGTAAAAGAAATTATAGGAAATGAGGAAAAATTTAAAAGGGTTTCAGAGCTGTTAGATATAATAAAGTTATTAAACAGGAATATTCGTGGTAGATGTGAAAATCTTTCTCCGATTTTTATTATTGGTGGTGTATATGATATTGTTCATCCATTTTTCTTAGGTAGATTGCAAATCAAAGGGCTAAACCAAAAGTATTATATTTTAAAAGAGCCTTTAGAATCTACACTCAATCTGCAGATTTGGAGAGGCAAAAAAGTCAAGGATGATACATATGTTGGAGCAGTAGCAGGGATATTTGAAAATTTAAATGAGATAGGTTCACTTGTTAACTCAGGTGTGATTTCTGTTGATGAATTTTTTGAAAAGGCTAAAGAAAAGATAAAAGAATATTATGAGGTGAAATAA
- the cas5b gene encoding type I-B CRISPR-associated protein Cas5b, whose product MAKKLDNILKIKIFQETACYKKPFSFKVAETYPLPPYSTVKGLFHELLAAKDLYRFNISIQGTYETVMTNYQRMLFFKDNNKVTSMPLNVQLLYNVELLIHVYFSERELLIKLKEKLESPHEYLSVGRHEDLALVTDVRFVKAEEVDFSEKEEPYFVKCNLYIPEEYLKNAQENNFGLNGIKFRLNYSYQKQNGLRVWVDKAEVKYIEKGSVIEDGKFLVDEEGDLVAFYPVVR is encoded by the coding sequence TTGGCAAAAAAACTTGATAATATTTTGAAGATAAAAATTTTTCAAGAAACTGCATGCTATAAAAAACCTTTTTCTTTCAAGGTGGCAGAAACTTATCCCCTGCCACCTTATTCTACAGTCAAAGGTTTGTTTCATGAACTACTTGCTGCTAAAGATCTTTATAGGTTTAATATTTCTATACAAGGAACATATGAAACAGTAATGACAAATTATCAGAGAATGTTATTTTTTAAAGATAATAACAAAGTAACAAGTATGCCTCTCAATGTTCAGCTTCTGTACAATGTTGAACTTTTGATTCACGTGTATTTCTCTGAAAGGGAACTCTTGATTAAATTGAAGGAAAAACTTGAATCGCCACACGAATATTTAAGTGTTGGTAGACATGAAGACTTGGCACTTGTTACAGATGTGAGATTTGTAAAGGCTGAGGAGGTAGATTTTTCTGAGAAAGAAGAACCTTATTTTGTAAAGTGTAATTTATATATACCTGAAGAATATCTCAAGAATGCTCAAGAAAATAATTTTGGATTAAATGGTATCAAATTTAGACTTAACTATAGTTACCAAAAGCAAAATGGTCTGCGGGTTTGGGTAGATAAAGCAGAAGTTAAATACATAGAAAAGGGCAGTGTAATTGAAGATGGAAAATTCTTAGTAGATGAAGAAGGGGACTTGGTAGCTTTTTATCCTGTTGTGAGGTGA
- a CDS encoding CRISPR-associated helicase/endonuclease Cas3, with protein MDDNIVVYAKSQPIETLQEHVDNLLHNLKILKDVYKEEIDSILPDNIRDIFWDMLYSACVLHDCGKLFTPFQNVIRKQLKEETLNTPFENNIPHSYLSPAFIPKELMQRYSGFEKAFVQAIFYHHERDSLCDDMLYGLIVRVIKEDLEPKIDIINNQLLNTKLKISLTSLNKKYYKYISSSSRLVWWDKKTEESEVELLVYILLKGLLVRIDHCASAHVDVEDKTKENLFSKTQRYILNTFKKLNELQELIKNNRHKNMILIASTGSGKTEAALMWAEGAKTFFILPMRAALNMMYSRIAKDIGIESVGLLHSTSLQYLLFEEEDHQDAFSIYQSSKYLGKQLLLTTMDQVFTFPFRFKGYEKILATLAYSRVIIDEIQGYSPVIAATILKGIEMLHKFGTRFLIMTATLPTIYKDYLKGKGIDFETVEYHSQIKRHRIKIVEKDIQADVSKIVELAKEKNVLVITNTIAKAVEVYDQIKKVIGKEIKAELLHSQFIQKHRREKEERIRSIQPKTTCDIWITTQVIEASIDVDFDFLFTELSTLDSLFQRMGRCFRKREYDKEEPNVFIYTGNVSGIGKVYDKDIHIISAEMLKDFDGKIISEDEKAKLVEELYSYKRIKDTKYYHKFREMLDLIESIFDGEFEKQEVHESLRNIFNVCAIPHVYKEEAKQLFEKYSAEKNAIERAKIFDSLSEYIVEVPYWRVEKFIERPRNFFNNIYILNLGYNSETGINYEEVILSEMI; from the coding sequence ATGGACGATAACATTGTTGTATATGCAAAATCTCAACCGATAGAAACTTTACAGGAACATGTTGACAATCTTTTACATAATTTAAAAATTTTAAAAGATGTCTACAAAGAAGAAATAGATTCAATTTTACCTGATAATATCAGAGATATTTTTTGGGATATGCTTTATTCAGCATGCGTTTTACATGATTGTGGAAAGCTTTTCACCCCGTTTCAGAATGTTATTAGAAAACAGTTAAAAGAAGAAACTTTAAATACACCATTTGAAAATAATATCCCGCATTCTTACTTATCGCCGGCATTTATTCCTAAGGAGCTTATGCAAAGGTATTCTGGCTTTGAAAAAGCATTTGTGCAAGCAATCTTCTACCATCACGAAAGAGATAGTCTTTGTGATGATATGTTATATGGATTGATTGTTAGGGTAATTAAGGAAGACTTAGAACCAAAGATTGATATTATAAACAACCAACTTCTCAATACTAAATTAAAAATAAGCTTAACAAGTCTTAACAAAAAGTATTACAAATACATTTCAAGTAGCAGTAGACTTGTTTGGTGGGATAAAAAAACGGAAGAAAGTGAAGTAGAACTACTTGTTTACATTCTTTTAAAAGGGCTTCTTGTGAGGATAGACCATTGTGCTTCTGCGCATGTAGATGTTGAAGACAAAACTAAAGAAAATCTATTTAGTAAAACCCAACGTTATATTCTAAATACCTTCAAAAAGTTAAATGAATTACAGGAACTAATAAAAAATAACAGGCACAAAAATATGATACTCATAGCTTCAACTGGAAGCGGCAAAACTGAAGCAGCCCTTATGTGGGCAGAGGGTGCTAAAACCTTTTTTATTCTTCCTATGAGAGCTGCTCTTAATATGATGTATTCAAGAATAGCAAAAGATATTGGGATTGAGAGTGTAGGACTTTTGCATTCAACAAGTTTGCAGTATTTACTTTTTGAAGAAGAGGACCACCAAGATGCATTTTCCATTTATCAATCTTCTAAATACTTGGGTAAACAGCTTTTGCTTACAACTATGGACCAAGTGTTTACTTTTCCATTTAGATTTAAAGGCTATGAAAAGATATTAGCAACTCTTGCTTATTCGAGAGTAATCATTGACGAAATTCAAGGTTATTCACCAGTTATTGCAGCAACAATTTTAAAGGGCATAGAAATGCTGCATAAGTTTGGGACAAGATTTTTGATAATGACAGCTACTCTTCCTACAATTTACAAAGATTATTTAAAAGGAAAGGGAATTGATTTTGAAACAGTTGAATATCATTCCCAGATAAAAAGGCACAGGATAAAGATAGTTGAAAAAGATATTCAGGCTGATGTTAGTAAAATAGTAGAGTTAGCAAAGGAAAAGAATGTTTTAGTTATTACAAATACAATAGCAAAGGCAGTAGAGGTATATGACCAAATAAAAAAGGTGATAGGCAAAGAAATAAAAGCTGAGCTATTACATTCCCAGTTTATTCAAAAACACAGGCGTGAAAAAGAAGAAAGAATAAGGAGTATACAGCCTAAAACTACCTGTGATATTTGGATTACCACTCAAGTCATAGAAGCCTCTATTGATGTTGATTTTGACTTTTTATTTACCGAACTTTCTACCCTTGATAGTTTATTTCAACGGATGGGGCGTTGTTTTAGAAAAAGAGAGTATGACAAAGAAGAACCTAATGTATTCATATATACTGGGAATGTTTCTGGTATAGGCAAGGTATATGATAAAGATATTCACATTATAAGTGCAGAAATGTTAAAAGATTTTGATGGAAAAATCATTTCAGAAGATGAAAAAGCAAAATTAGTGGAAGAGTTATACTCTTACAAGAGGATTAAAGACACTAAGTATTATCACAAATTCAGAGAAATGCTCGATTTAATCGAAAGTATATTTGATGGAGAATTTGAAAAACAAGAAGTACATGAAAGCCTAAGGAACATATTTAATGTGTGTGCTATACCGCACGTGTATAAAGAAGAAGCAAAACAGCTATTTGAAAAATATTCTGCAGAAAAAAATGCTATAGAGAGAGCAAAAATATTTGATAGTTTGTCAGAATATATTGTTGAAGTTCCTTATTGGAGGGTGGAAAAGTTTATAGAAAGACCTCGTAACTTCTTTAATAATATTTACATTTTAAATTTAGGTTATAACAGCGAAACAGGAATTAACTATGAAGAAGTTATTCTTTCTGAAATGATTTAA
- the cas4 gene encoding CRISPR-associated protein Cas4, producing MPEEIQELQDLKFQGIKINYLYVCKRKLWLFSKNITFENQSDKVLLGRILHEYSYPKEETKEVLIDNLIMIDILSDGAVREVKYSSKMKEADIMQVMYYLYYLKQKGIEKQGVINYPKERRKETLQLTPEYEQKVKEALSEIEEITSQATPPPATKQKVCKSCAYFEFCWG from the coding sequence ATGCCTGAGGAAATTCAAGAACTACAAGACCTCAAATTCCAAGGCATTAAAATCAACTACCTTTACGTTTGCAAGAGAAAGCTTTGGCTGTTTAGCAAAAACATCACATTTGAAAATCAGTCCGACAAAGTCCTGCTTGGCAGAATCTTGCATGAGTATTCTTATCCCAAAGAAGAGACAAAAGAGGTTTTGATAGACAATCTCATAATGATTGATATTTTGTCAGATGGTGCAGTAAGAGAGGTAAAATACAGCAGCAAAATGAAAGAGGCAGACATAATGCAGGTGATGTACTATCTTTACTATCTAAAACAAAAAGGAATAGAAAAGCAGGGGGTAATCAACTACCCAAAAGAACGCAGAAAAGAAACTTTACAGCTTACACCTGAATATGAGCAAAAAGTAAAAGAGGCGCTAAGTGAGATAGAAGAAATAACCTCTCAAGCAACTCCACCGCCGGCTACAAAACAGAAAGTATGCAAATCGTGTGCGTACTTTGAGTTTTGCTGGGGGTAA
- the cas1b gene encoding type I-B CRISPR-associated endonuclease Cas1b, with amino-acid sequence MQKTLYITSNGRLRRKDNTLYFETETEKRSIDIENIEQIHIFGEVDLNTKALNYISQYGIILHFYNYYGFYAGSFVPRKKSVSGDVVVRQALHYLDKEKRIFLAYCFVESAVYHMMRNLRERKEAEAFLNAIEDEWENGRFNISSISELMGLEGRVRNIYYSSFNQFLPEDFYMEKREKRPPTNPINALISFGNSLIYSTVLTEIYHTQLDPSISFLHEPSEKRFSLSLDISEIFKPLIVDSVIFKLLNNRQITLEHFDEDLNYCYLNQEGRKIFINELRNKLETTVRHRQLNRNVSYKGYIRLECYKLIKHFIGDQVYSPLKAWW; translated from the coding sequence ATGCAAAAGACACTTTACATTACCTCAAACGGAAGACTTCGCAGAAAAGACAATACCTTATACTTTGAGACAGAGACTGAAAAAAGGTCTATTGACATCGAAAACATTGAACAAATTCATATATTTGGCGAGGTTGATTTAAATACCAAGGCTTTGAATTATATCTCTCAATATGGAATAATTCTTCACTTTTACAACTATTACGGCTTTTATGCAGGAAGCTTTGTGCCACGCAAGAAAAGCGTCTCTGGTGATGTTGTTGTTCGGCAAGCACTTCATTATCTTGACAAGGAAAAGAGAATTTTCTTAGCATATTGTTTTGTCGAATCAGCAGTTTATCATATGATGAGAAATTTAAGAGAAAGAAAAGAGGCAGAGGCTTTTTTGAATGCAATTGAAGATGAATGGGAAAATGGCAGGTTTAATATTTCAAGCATATCTGAGCTTATGGGGCTTGAGGGGAGAGTGAGAAATATTTACTATTCATCTTTCAATCAGTTTTTGCCAGAAGACTTTTACATGGAAAAGCGTGAGAAAAGACCACCAACAAATCCAATAAATGCTTTGATTTCGTTTGGAAATAGCTTAATTTACAGCACAGTTTTAACAGAGATATACCACACCCAGCTTGACCCGAGCATAAGTTTTTTGCATGAACCAAGTGAAAAGAGGTTTTCACTCAGCCTTGACATATCTGAAATTTTCAAGCCACTGATTGTAGACAGCGTGATTTTCAAACTTTTAAACAACCGCCAAATTACACTTGAACACTTTGATGAAGATTTGAATTATTGCTATTTAAATCAAGAGGGAAGAAAGATATTTATAAATGAGCTGAGAAACAAGCTTGAGACAACAGTTCGCCACAGACAGCTTAACAGAAATGTATCTTACAAAGGCTATATAAGGCTTGAATGCTACAAGCTAATAAAGCACTTTATAGGCGATCAAGTTTACTCACCTCTAAAGGCTTGGTGGTGA
- the cas2 gene encoding CRISPR-associated endonuclease Cas2 — protein sequence MFVIVTYDVNEKRVNKVRKILKKYFTWVQNSVFEGEITYGKLEKCKRELFSVIEKDEDSVYFYEMEYKIVCNKKILGQEKNYDSVIL from the coding sequence ATTTTTGTAATAGTGACATATGACGTAAATGAAAAGCGGGTAAATAAAGTTCGAAAGATTTTGAAAAAATATTTCACATGGGTACAAAACTCTGTATTTGAGGGCGAAATAACATATGGAAAACTTGAAAAATGCAAACGAGAACTTTTTTCTGTGATAGAGAAAGACGAGGATTCGGTGTATTTTTATGAAATGGAGTACAAAATTGTATGCAACAAGAAAATACTTGGGCAGGAGAAGAACTACGATTCTGTGATACTATAG
- a CDS encoding M48 family metallopeptidase → MIEGIKGNGIKLSNKQFSEVYEAYKQLAKQMGFEKVPEIYVIESGRLLNAFAMRFIGRDFVVIYSGILELAYKEGLDEVKFILAHELGHLKANHLKHRLIQFGLMLPFLGQAYLRACEYTADRYGAYFSPNGALKGLILLAEDKGLYRNVVLEEFLK, encoded by the coding sequence TTGATTGAAGGAATCAAGGGCAATGGTATAAAACTCTCTAACAAGCAGTTTAGTGAAGTTTATGAAGCATATAAACAATTAGCAAAGCAGATGGGATTTGAAAAGGTACCTGAAATATATGTAATTGAGTCAGGTAGACTTTTGAATGCCTTTGCTATGCGGTTTATTGGAAGAGATTTTGTAGTTATTTATTCTGGTATTCTGGAGCTTGCATATAAGGAAGGTCTTGATGAAGTAAAGTTCATACTTGCACATGAACTTGGGCATCTTAAAGCAAACCATCTTAAGCATAGGCTGATACAATTTGGTTTAATGTTACCTTTTTTAGGTCAAGCATATTTAAGAGCTTGCGAATATACTGCTGATAGATATGGAGCTTATTTTTCACCAAATGGTGCTTTAAAGGGCTTGATTTTATTAGCAGAAGACAAGGGGTTGTATAGAAATGTAGTATTAGAAGAATTTTTAAAATAG